From the genome of Pseudomonas yamanorum, one region includes:
- a CDS encoding ABC transporter ATP-binding protein yields MNALELTAICKSFGTQRALENINLSVPTGSRTVIVGPSGSGKTTLLRMIAGFEFPDSGSLTLNGQVLVDEQHEVPAHQRLIGYVPQDGALFPHMTVADNIGFGLKAKGDVRQQRIAELMDSVALDASMAKRWPHELSGGQQQRVALARALAQQPRLMLLDEPFSALDTGLRAAMRKMVARLLEDAGVTTILVTHDQSEALSFADQLAVMRQGCLVQSGNPMDLYQFPRDEQTALFLGDAVLMPARIEGGWAHCDLGRIAVNSLGNHGLAQIMLRPEQLHISLGEPATEGCQGVVTERDFGGNTCTLTVALQSGTGRSLLVRSSGLQAPPTGSVVHLTTVGRAHVLTDLSPS; encoded by the coding sequence ATGAACGCTCTCGAACTCACCGCGATCTGCAAATCCTTCGGCACCCAACGCGCCCTGGAAAACATCAACCTGTCAGTGCCCACCGGCAGCCGGACGGTTATCGTCGGGCCTTCCGGTTCAGGCAAAACCACCTTGCTGCGGATGATTGCCGGCTTCGAATTTCCCGATTCCGGCAGCCTCACCCTCAATGGCCAGGTACTGGTGGATGAGCAGCATGAAGTCCCGGCCCATCAACGCCTGATCGGGTACGTGCCGCAAGATGGCGCGTTGTTCCCGCACATGACGGTGGCCGACAACATAGGCTTCGGCCTCAAAGCCAAGGGCGATGTGCGGCAACAGCGAATTGCCGAACTGATGGACAGCGTGGCGCTTGACGCCAGCATGGCCAAGCGTTGGCCCCATGAGCTTTCTGGCGGCCAACAACAGCGTGTGGCGCTGGCCAGGGCCCTGGCACAACAGCCACGGCTGATGCTCCTGGATGAACCCTTTTCCGCCCTGGATACCGGCTTGCGCGCGGCGATGCGCAAAATGGTCGCCAGGCTCCTGGAAGACGCGGGTGTGACCACCATTCTGGTGACCCACGACCAGAGCGAAGCCCTGTCGTTCGCCGATCAGTTGGCGGTGATGCGTCAGGGTTGCCTGGTGCAATCCGGCAATCCGATGGACCTGTATCAGTTTCCCAGGGACGAACAGACCGCCCTGTTTCTCGGCGATGCCGTACTGATGCCCGCCCGCATCGAAGGTGGCTGGGCCCATTGCGACCTGGGCCGCATCGCGGTCAACAGCCTGGGTAACCACGGGCTGGCACAGATCATGTTGCGCCCCGAGCAACTGCACATCAGCCTGGGCGAGCCAGCGACTGAAGGCTGTCAGGGCGTGGTGACCGAGCGTGATTTTGGCGGCAACACCTGCACCCTGACCGTGGCCCTGCAATCGGGCACAGGTCGATCCTTGCTGGTGCGCAGTTCCGGGCTGCAGGCACCGCCGACCGGCAGTGTCGTGCACCTCACAACCGTAGGCCGGGCACACGTACTGACGGACCTCAGTCCCAGCTAA
- a CDS encoding COG4705 family protein — MNATAARWLNKVPEVTLSFWVIKVMSTTVGETGADFLAVDAGFGVGWTSVGMATLLAIALFYQLRTKAYTPWIYWLTVVLVSIVGTQITDILTDKLDVSLYTSTAIFSVLLAVNFLVWYRSEHTLSIREIVTPRRELFYWATVLCTFALGTAAGDLATEALGLGFTLGAVIFAALIAAMLLAWRMGANVVPAFWIAYILTRPFGASLGDLLTQAKTYGGLGMGATWTSAIFLCVIVLLVTAAQISVGHRKSITQ, encoded by the coding sequence ATGAATGCCACAGCAGCCCGTTGGCTGAACAAAGTGCCCGAGGTGACGCTGTCATTCTGGGTGATCAAAGTAATGTCGACGACCGTGGGCGAAACCGGCGCCGACTTTCTCGCCGTCGACGCCGGTTTCGGCGTCGGCTGGACCAGCGTCGGCATGGCGACGCTGCTGGCGATCGCGCTGTTCTACCAACTGCGCACCAAGGCCTACACGCCCTGGATCTACTGGCTGACGGTGGTGCTGGTGAGCATCGTCGGTACGCAGATTACCGACATCCTCACCGACAAACTCGACGTCAGCCTCTACACCAGCACGGCGATTTTCTCGGTGTTACTGGCAGTCAACTTCCTGGTCTGGTACCGGTCGGAGCACACCCTCTCGATCCGTGAAATCGTCACCCCGCGACGGGAGTTGTTCTATTGGGCCACGGTGCTCTGCACCTTTGCCCTCGGCACCGCCGCCGGCGACCTGGCTACCGAGGCACTGGGCCTGGGTTTCACCCTTGGTGCCGTGATCTTCGCCGCCCTGATCGCCGCCATGCTGCTGGCCTGGCGCATGGGGGCCAACGTGGTGCCGGCTTTCTGGATCGCCTACATCCTCACCCGTCCGTTCGGCGCGTCACTGGGTGACTTGCTGACCCAGGCCAAGACCTATGGCGGCCTGGGCATGGGCGCCACCTGGACCAGCGCGATCTTCCTCTGCGTCATCGTCCTGCTGGTGACCGCCGCCCAAATCAGCGTCGGCCACCGTAAATCCATCACTCAATAA
- a CDS encoding response regulator transcription factor produces the protein MRILLVEDDPMIGDAIQRALTDASYAADWVKNGLTGLAALDTHAYDLVLLDLGLPGKDGLDVLSSIRARNNPVPLVIITARDSLDDRLRGLDGGADDYLLKPFDMAELLARMRAVLRRKGGAALPLLGNGVVSLDLLSKEASTDEHSGVALSSREFALLQALLIRPGAILSRSELEDRLYGWGNEVESNAIEFLIHALRRKLGSHVIKNVRGMGWMVSKNV, from the coding sequence ATGCGGATATTGCTGGTTGAAGACGACCCGATGATTGGCGACGCAATCCAGCGCGCCCTCACCGACGCGAGCTACGCCGCCGACTGGGTCAAGAACGGCCTCACCGGCCTCGCCGCACTGGACACCCATGCCTACGACCTGGTGCTGCTGGATCTCGGCCTGCCCGGCAAGGACGGTCTCGACGTGCTGTCCAGTATTCGCGCGCGCAACAACCCTGTGCCCTTGGTGATCATCACCGCCCGGGACAGCCTCGACGACCGGTTGCGCGGCCTCGACGGCGGCGCTGACGACTATCTGCTCAAACCCTTCGACATGGCCGAACTGCTGGCGCGCATGCGCGCGGTGCTGCGGCGCAAGGGCGGCGCCGCGCTGCCCTTGCTGGGCAATGGCGTGGTCTCACTGGACTTGCTCTCCAAGGAAGCCAGCACCGACGAACACAGCGGCGTGGCCCTCTCCAGCCGCGAGTTCGCGCTATTGCAGGCCTTGTTGATCCGTCCGGGAGCAATCCTCTCGCGCAGCGAACTCGAAGACCGCCTGTATGGCTGGGGCAATGAGGTGGAAAGCAACGCCATCGAGTTTCTAATCCACGCCCTGCGGCGCAAGCTGGGCAGCCACGTCATCAAGAACGTCAGGGGCATGGGATGGATGGTTTCAAAAAACGTTTGA
- a CDS encoding ATP-binding protein, which translates to MDGFKKRLTESVQLRLSVALALAILLVAALASVFAFVSAFDEAHELQDDTLRQVAVLFDRQHMTLRYPEGQGIEGDDEESRVIIQYLADGKHAVAGNDEVIPLPLPTSLADGLSTVEVGGEAFRVLVRTTARGERIAVAQETGGRDKDARESAWRSLLPFLILFPVLLLVVSDLVRKLFRPIATLAAEIDQRAEQELHPIDEQHLPTEVRPFVVAINRLLERVAQSMDSQRRFVADAAHELRSPMTALSLQAERLSASEMPTQARDRLLPLIRGIERGRKLIDQLLTLAAAQSAANRPQAPVSVHTVYRQVLEDLLPLAERKRIDIGVESVEDVQVIINELDLFTLVKNLVDNAIRYTPEGGRVDLSVEQVQGFARLQVKDTGPGIAADEQARVFDPFYRSLGTEEAGSGLGLSIVKAIAERTGARVQLGFTDEINNTGLCVTVSLACKR; encoded by the coding sequence ATGGATGGTTTCAAAAAACGTTTGACCGAGTCCGTCCAGCTCAGGCTTTCCGTGGCGCTGGCGCTGGCGATTCTGCTGGTAGCGGCACTCGCCAGCGTGTTCGCGTTCGTCTCGGCTTTCGATGAGGCCCACGAACTGCAGGACGATACCCTGCGCCAGGTCGCCGTGCTGTTCGACCGCCAGCACATGACCCTGCGCTACCCCGAAGGCCAAGGCATCGAAGGCGATGACGAAGAGTCTAGGGTGATCATTCAATACCTGGCCGATGGCAAGCATGCAGTGGCCGGCAACGATGAGGTGATACCGCTGCCGCTTCCCACGAGCCTGGCCGATGGCTTGTCCACGGTCGAGGTCGGCGGCGAAGCGTTTCGCGTGCTGGTCCGCACCACCGCACGCGGTGAGCGCATTGCCGTCGCCCAGGAAACCGGCGGCCGCGACAAGGACGCCCGCGAGAGCGCCTGGCGCAGCTTGTTGCCGTTCCTGATCCTGTTTCCGGTGTTGCTATTGGTGGTCAGCGACCTGGTGCGCAAACTGTTTCGCCCCATCGCCACCCTGGCGGCGGAAATCGACCAGCGAGCCGAACAGGAACTGCACCCGATTGATGAACAGCATTTGCCCACCGAGGTACGGCCATTTGTCGTCGCCATCAACCGCCTGCTCGAACGTGTTGCGCAGTCCATGGACAGCCAGCGGCGCTTTGTTGCCGACGCCGCCCATGAGCTGCGCTCGCCGATGACGGCGCTGTCGCTGCAAGCCGAGCGACTGTCGGCCAGCGAGATGCCAACCCAAGCCCGCGACCGCCTGCTGCCGTTGATTCGGGGCATTGAGCGCGGGCGCAAATTGATCGATCAGTTGCTGACCCTGGCCGCCGCGCAATCTGCCGCAAACCGGCCACAGGCGCCGGTCTCCGTACACACGGTGTATCGCCAGGTGCTGGAAGACCTGCTGCCATTGGCGGAACGCAAGCGCATCGATATCGGTGTGGAAAGTGTCGAGGACGTGCAGGTCATTATCAACGAGCTGGACCTGTTCACCCTGGTCAAGAACCTCGTGGACAACGCGATCCGCTATACCCCCGAAGGCGGGCGAGTGGATCTGTCGGTTGAGCAGGTGCAGGGCTTCGCGCGGTTGCAGGTCAAGGACACCGGGCCGGGAATCGCGGCCGATGAACAAGCGCGGGTGTTTGATCCGTTTTATCGCAGCCTGGGGACTGAAGAAGCCGGCTCGGGGCTCGGCCTTTCGATCGTCAAGGCGATCGCCGAGCGAACCGGAGCGCGGGTGCAATTGGGCTTCACCGATGAAATCAACAACACCGGGTTGTGTGTCACGGTGAGCCTTGCCTGTAAGCGCTAA
- a CDS encoding GNAT family N-acetyltransferase has protein sequence MESAIELSFEVTEQERQAILQPLREYNISQCGENPFETFGLLLRDPVSEEVVGGLYGKISYGWMFVELLSVPESLRTQGMGSRLMRAAEALAREKGCAGIWLDTFSFQAPGFYRKLGFSEFGHIADYPPGHTRHFFQKHLA, from the coding sequence ATGGAATCGGCGATAGAGTTATCTTTCGAGGTTACCGAGCAAGAGCGCCAGGCCATTCTCCAGCCGCTGCGGGAATACAACATCAGCCAATGCGGCGAGAACCCGTTCGAAACCTTCGGGTTGTTGTTGCGCGATCCCGTGAGCGAGGAAGTGGTAGGCGGCCTCTACGGGAAAATCTCCTATGGCTGGATGTTCGTTGAGCTCTTGAGCGTGCCGGAATCGCTGCGCACCCAAGGCATGGGGTCGCGGCTGATGCGCGCGGCGGAGGCGCTGGCACGAGAGAAGGGCTGCGCGGGGATCTGGCTGGACACCTTCAGCTTCCAGGCGCCCGGGTTCTACCGGAAGCTGGGTTTCAGCGAGTTCGGGCATATCGCCGACTACCCGCCAGGGCACACGCGCCACTTTTTCCAGAAGCATCTGGCTTAG
- a CDS encoding AraC family transcriptional regulator, producing MMQSAFATLCQGRESDRPHTIEELLAGVRLLLPMLDVIPNAAIFIKDVQARYVLANRTLVQRCGLKDLQPLLGKTSAEVFPAQLGPGYTEQDRRVLEQGFVLEDQLELHLYGTREPGWCLTHKWPLYSRDGAIIGLAGISVDLQTASETHPAYQRLAAVDEHIRAHFNRRVTLGELTRIAGISVAQLERYCKRVFHLTPRQMIQKVRLEHAHRLLHTELPITDVALQCGYTDHSAFTRQFKALTGFTPRQYRQATGGQ from the coding sequence ATGATGCAGAGCGCGTTCGCAACCCTGTGCCAAGGGCGCGAGTCCGACCGTCCGCACACCATCGAAGAATTACTGGCCGGCGTCAGGCTGCTGTTGCCGATGCTGGACGTGATTCCCAATGCCGCGATCTTTATCAAGGATGTGCAGGCGCGCTACGTATTGGCCAACCGCACCCTGGTGCAGCGGTGCGGGTTGAAGGACTTGCAACCGTTGCTCGGGAAAACCAGTGCCGAGGTCTTTCCCGCGCAGTTGGGGCCCGGCTATACCGAACAGGATCGACGGGTGCTGGAGCAGGGATTTGTGCTGGAAGACCAGCTGGAATTGCACCTCTACGGCACCCGCGAGCCGGGTTGGTGCCTGACCCACAAATGGCCGCTGTACAGCCGCGACGGCGCGATTATCGGCCTGGCGGGCATCTCGGTCGACCTGCAAACCGCCAGCGAAACCCACCCGGCTTATCAACGGCTGGCGGCGGTGGACGAGCACATCCGGGCGCATTTCAATCGGCGTGTCACCCTGGGTGAATTGACGCGGATTGCCGGGATTTCAGTGGCGCAGCTGGAGCGCTACTGCAAGCGCGTATTCCACCTGACGCCGCGCCAGATGATCCAGAAGGTCCGCCTGGAGCATGCGCATCGCTTGCTGCATACCGAGCTGCCGATCACTGACGTGGCGTTGCAGTGTGGGTACACCGACCATAGTGCGTTTACCCGGCAATTCAAGGCGTTGACCGGGTTTACGCCGCGCCAGTATCGTCAGGCGACCGGTGGGCAGTGA
- a CDS encoding APC family permease — translation MSAQGKFKKQLSLIDLTFIGLGAIFGSGWLFAASHVSAIAGPAGIFSWLLGGFAVLLLGIVYCELGAALPRAGGVVRYPVYSHGPLLGYLMGFITLIAFSSLVAIEVVASRQYAAAWFPELTQAGSSNPTVLGWFVQFALLSLFFALNYRSVKTFAMANNLVSVFKFIVPLLVIGVLFTFFKPENFHTQGFAPFGLSGIEMAVSAGGVIFAYLGLTPIISVASEVKNPQRTIPIALILSVLLSTAIYVLLQTAFLGGIPTEMLANGWAGVAKELALPYRDIALALGVGWLAYLVVADAVISPSGCGNIYMNATPRVIYGWAQTGTFFKIFTRIDEKSGIPRPALWLTFGLSVFWTLPFPSWEALINVVSAALVLSYAVAPVSVAALRRNAPDLPRPFRVKWMGLLGPLSFIIAALIVYWSGWSTVSWLLGLQILMFVVYLLCGRFVPTLHLSLGRQVRSSAWLIGFYAVTIILSKLGSFGGLGILSHPFDTLVVAACALGIYYWGAATGVPAHLVRLETEDDESEAPEPDIGRVQLAS, via the coding sequence ATGTCAGCCCAAGGCAAGTTCAAGAAACAGCTTTCATTGATCGACCTCACCTTTATCGGACTGGGAGCGATCTTCGGTTCGGGCTGGCTGTTCGCGGCCAGTCACGTCTCTGCCATCGCCGGGCCGGCGGGGATTTTTTCCTGGTTGCTGGGCGGCTTCGCCGTGTTGCTGCTGGGCATTGTGTACTGCGAACTGGGGGCGGCCTTGCCCCGCGCCGGTGGCGTGGTGCGCTACCCGGTTTACTCCCACGGCCCGCTGCTGGGCTACCTGATGGGCTTTATCACGCTGATCGCGTTTTCAAGCCTGGTGGCGATTGAAGTGGTCGCCTCGCGCCAATACGCCGCGGCCTGGTTTCCCGAGTTGACGCAGGCGGGTTCCAGCAACCCCACCGTCCTCGGCTGGTTCGTGCAATTTGCGCTGCTCTCGCTATTTTTCGCCCTCAACTACCGCAGCGTGAAGACCTTCGCCATGGCCAATAACCTGGTCAGCGTGTTCAAGTTCATCGTGCCGCTGCTGGTGATCGGCGTGCTGTTCACCTTCTTCAAGCCAGAGAATTTCCATACCCAAGGCTTTGCGCCGTTCGGCCTGTCGGGCATTGAAATGGCCGTGTCTGCCGGCGGGGTGATTTTCGCGTACCTGGGCCTGACGCCGATCATCTCGGTGGCCAGCGAAGTGAAGAACCCGCAACGCACCATTCCGATTGCGCTGATTCTGTCGGTGCTGCTCTCCACCGCGATCTACGTACTGTTGCAGACCGCATTCCTCGGCGGCATTCCCACCGAAATGCTCGCCAACGGCTGGGCCGGCGTCGCCAAGGAACTGGCCCTGCCATACCGCGACATCGCCCTCGCCCTGGGTGTGGGCTGGCTGGCTTACCTCGTCGTGGCCGACGCGGTGATCTCCCCCAGCGGTTGCGGCAACATCTACATGAACGCCACGCCACGGGTGATCTACGGCTGGGCGCAAACCGGGACCTTCTTCAAAATCTTCACGCGCATTGATGAAAAGTCCGGCATCCCGCGCCCGGCGCTGTGGCTGACCTTTGGCCTGTCGGTGTTCTGGACCCTGCCCTTCCCGTCATGGGAAGCGCTGATCAACGTGGTGTCCGCCGCACTGGTGCTGAGCTACGCCGTGGCGCCAGTGTCCGTGGCTGCACTGCGCCGCAATGCGCCCGACCTGCCGCGCCCGTTCCGGGTCAAGTGGATGGGTTTGCTCGGCCCACTGTCGTTCATCATCGCCGCGCTGATCGTCTACTGGTCGGGCTGGAGCACCGTGTCGTGGCTGCTCGGCCTGCAGATCCTGATGTTTGTGGTGTACCTGCTGTGCGGCCGTTTTGTGCCGACCCTGCACCTGAGCCTGGGCCGCCAGGTTCGCTCCTCCGCCTGGCTGATCGGCTTCTATGCCGTGACCATCATCCTGTCGAAGCTCGGCAGCTTTGGTGGCCTGGGCATCCTCAGCCATCCATTCGACACCCTGGTCGTCGCCGCTTGCGCGCTGGGTATTTATTACTGGGGCGCGGCCACCGGCGTGCCGGCGCATCTGGTTCGCCTGGAAACCGAAGATGACGAAAGTGAAGCCCCTGAGCCCGACATCGGCCGCGTGCAGCTGGCTTCCTGA
- a CDS encoding 4-hydroxyproline epimerase, which yields MKRVHIIDSHTGGEPTRLVMTGFPELAGETIADKLDNLRTHHDQWRRACLLEPRGNDVLVGALYCAPVSADATCGVIFFNNAGYLGMCGHGTIGLVASLHHLGQIAPGVHKIDTPVGPVSATLHADGAVTLRNVPAYRYRQQVPVDVPGHGRVYGDIAWGGNWFFLVSEHGQALQMDNVEALTDYTWAMLKALEAQGIHGEDGALIDHIELFADDAQADSRNFVMCPGKAYDRSPCGTGTSAKLACLAADGKLAAGEPWIQASITGSQFEGSYEWEGERVRPSITGRAYMTADSTLLIDEQDPFAWGI from the coding sequence ATGAAACGAGTTCACATCATTGATTCCCACACTGGCGGCGAACCCACGCGCCTGGTGATGACAGGTTTTCCCGAGTTGGCCGGCGAGACCATTGCCGACAAGCTCGACAACCTGCGCACTCACCATGACCAATGGCGCAGAGCGTGCCTGCTGGAGCCCCGTGGCAACGATGTACTGGTGGGCGCGCTGTATTGCGCGCCGGTCTCGGCCGATGCCACCTGCGGCGTGATTTTCTTCAACAACGCCGGCTACCTCGGCATGTGTGGCCACGGCACCATCGGCCTGGTTGCCTCGCTGCATCACTTGGGGCAGATCGCGCCGGGGGTGCACAAGATAGACACGCCGGTCGGCCCGGTCAGCGCCACGTTGCACGCCGACGGCGCGGTGACGTTGCGCAATGTGCCCGCCTACCGCTATCGCCAGCAGGTGCCAGTGGACGTACCCGGGCATGGCCGGGTCTACGGCGATATCGCCTGGGGCGGCAACTGGTTTTTCCTGGTTTCCGAACACGGGCAGGCGCTGCAAATGGACAACGTCGAGGCCCTGACCGATTACACCTGGGCGATGCTCAAGGCCCTCGAAGCCCAGGGCATCCACGGTGAAGACGGCGCGCTGATCGACCATATCGAACTGTTCGCCGACGACGCCCAGGCCGACAGCCGCAACTTCGTCATGTGCCCGGGCAAAGCCTACGACCGCTCGCCCTGCGGCACCGGCACCAGCGCCAAGCTGGCGTGCCTGGCGGCCGACGGCAAACTCGCCGCCGGTGAACCGTGGATACAAGCCAGCATCACCGGCAGCCAATTCGAAGGCAGCTATGAATGGGAAGGCGAGCGTGTACGCCCTTCCATCACCGGCCGCGCCTACATGACCGCCGACAGCACCTTGCTGATCGACGAACAGGATCCCTTCGCGTGGGGCATCTGA
- a CDS encoding dihydrodipicolinate synthase family protein produces MNTNIFTGCIPALMTPCTAQRKPDFDALVAKGRELIDIGMSAVVYCGSMGDWPLLTEAERQEGVARLVAAGVPTIVGTGAVNSREAVAHAAHAAKVGAHGLMVIPRVLSRGASATAQKDHFAAILKAAPNLPAVIYNSPYYGFATRADLFFELRREYPNLIGFKEFGGAADLRYAAEHITSKDDAVTLMVGVDTQVVHGFVNCNATGAITGIGNALPREVLQLVALSKKAAKGDATARRQARELESALAVLSSFDEGCDLVLFYKHLMVLNGDKEYTLHFNETDALSDAQRRYAENQYGLFRQWYANWSAEQNVV; encoded by the coding sequence ATGAACACCAATATCTTCACCGGTTGCATCCCCGCCCTGATGACCCCGTGCACCGCCCAGCGCAAACCGGACTTTGACGCCCTGGTCGCCAAGGGCCGCGAACTGATCGATATCGGCATGAGCGCGGTGGTGTACTGCGGCTCCATGGGCGACTGGCCGTTGCTGACGGAAGCCGAGCGCCAGGAAGGCGTGGCGCGCCTGGTGGCTGCCGGGGTACCGACCATCGTCGGCACCGGCGCGGTCAACAGCCGTGAAGCGGTGGCCCATGCGGCGCATGCGGCGAAGGTCGGTGCCCACGGCTTGATGGTCATCCCGCGCGTTTTGTCCCGTGGCGCCTCGGCGACGGCGCAGAAGGATCACTTCGCGGCCATCCTCAAGGCAGCGCCGAACCTGCCGGCGGTGATCTACAACAGCCCTTACTACGGCTTCGCCACCCGCGCCGACCTGTTCTTTGAGCTGCGTCGCGAGTACCCGAACCTGATCGGTTTCAAGGAATTCGGCGGTGCTGCAGACCTGCGTTACGCGGCCGAACACATCACCTCCAAAGATGATGCGGTGACCTTGATGGTGGGCGTGGATACCCAGGTGGTCCACGGTTTCGTCAACTGCAACGCCACCGGCGCGATCACCGGCATCGGCAACGCGCTGCCACGGGAAGTCCTGCAATTGGTGGCCCTGAGCAAGAAAGCCGCCAAGGGCGACGCCACCGCACGCCGCCAGGCGCGTGAATTGGAGTCGGCACTGGCGGTGTTGTCGTCCTTTGACGAAGGCTGCGACCTGGTGCTGTTCTACAAGCATCTGATGGTGCTCAACGGCGACAAGGAATACACCCTGCACTTCAACGAGACCGATGCCCTGAGCGATGCCCAGCGTCGTTATGCCGAGAACCAGTACGGGCTGTTCCGCCAGTGGTATGCCAACTGGTCGGCTGAGCAAAACGTCGTTTAA
- a CDS encoding aldehyde dehydrogenase (NADP(+)) codes for MTLTGTMLIGQHSIPGSREAIRAINPATDTALEPAYAGGTTEHVEQACALAWSAFDTYRETPLAARAEFLETIANELEALGDELIERAMAETGLPRPRIQGERGRTCHQLRTFARTVRAGEWLDVRVDTAQPDRQPLPRSDLRQRQVPLGPVAVFGASNFPLAFSVAGGDTASALAAGCPVIVKAHGAHPGTSELVGRAVAKAVQQCGLPDGVFSLLYGSGREVGIALVCDPRIKAVGFTGSRSGGIALCQAAQARPEPIPVYAEMSSINPVYLFPAALSARGEALAQGFVASLTQGAGQFCTNPGLVIAVAGQALDHFIDSAANLLQGSAAQVMLTPGIFKAYEDGISVLAKQAHVAGKGLAAQGPNQGQAHLFVTHAKDFLANHGLQAEIFGAASLIVQCANADEVRQVSEHLEGQLTATLHLDGDDLDAARALLPTLERKAGRLLVNGWPTGVEVCDAMVHGGPFPATSDSRTTSVGTAAILRFLRPVCYQDFPDGLLPTALQHGNPLLLRRLLDGQREA; via the coding sequence ATGACTCTGACGGGCACCATGCTGATTGGTCAGCATTCCATTCCAGGCAGCCGCGAGGCAATCCGGGCGATCAATCCTGCCACCGACACTGCACTGGAACCCGCCTACGCCGGCGGCACCACCGAGCATGTGGAACAAGCCTGCGCGTTGGCATGGAGTGCCTTCGATACCTACCGCGAAACGCCATTGGCGGCTCGCGCCGAATTCCTTGAAACCATCGCCAATGAACTCGAAGCCCTGGGCGATGAGCTGATTGAACGGGCGATGGCCGAAACCGGCCTGCCCCGCCCACGCATCCAGGGCGAGCGCGGGCGCACCTGTCACCAACTGCGCACCTTCGCCCGCACCGTGCGCGCGGGTGAATGGCTGGATGTGCGGGTTGATACCGCGCAGCCTGATCGCCAGCCCCTGCCCCGCTCGGACCTGCGCCAACGCCAGGTGCCGCTGGGGCCGGTGGCGGTGTTCGGTGCGAGTAATTTTCCGCTGGCATTCTCGGTGGCCGGCGGTGATACCGCCTCGGCACTGGCGGCCGGTTGCCCGGTAATCGTGAAGGCTCACGGAGCGCATCCTGGCACCAGCGAACTGGTGGGTCGCGCAGTGGCCAAGGCCGTTCAGCAATGTGGCTTGCCTGACGGTGTGTTTTCGCTGTTATACGGCTCGGGACGCGAAGTGGGTATTGCGCTGGTCTGTGACCCACGTATCAAGGCCGTGGGTTTCACCGGTTCGCGCAGCGGCGGCATCGCCTTGTGCCAAGCGGCCCAGGCGCGTCCCGAGCCGATTCCGGTATATGCGGAGATGAGTTCGATCAATCCGGTCTACCTGTTTCCCGCCGCGTTGAGCGCACGCGGTGAAGCTTTGGCCCAGGGATTTGTCGCATCCCTGACCCAAGGCGCCGGCCAGTTCTGCACCAATCCCGGACTGGTGATTGCTGTTGCGGGGCAGGCGCTGGACCACTTCATCGACAGCGCTGCCAATCTGCTTCAGGGCAGCGCTGCCCAGGTCATGCTTACACCGGGGATCTTCAAGGCTTATGAAGACGGCATCAGCGTGCTGGCGAAGCAGGCTCATGTCGCGGGCAAAGGGTTGGCGGCGCAAGGCCCGAACCAAGGCCAGGCCCACCTGTTTGTGACCCACGCAAAAGATTTTCTCGCGAACCACGGCCTGCAGGCCGAGATCTTCGGCGCCGCCTCCTTGATCGTGCAATGTGCCAACGCCGATGAAGTCCGCCAGGTCAGCGAACACCTGGAAGGCCAGTTGACCGCCACCCTGCATCTGGATGGCGACGATCTGGACGCCGCCCGCGCATTGCTGCCGACCCTGGAACGCAAGGCCGGTCGCTTGCTGGTGAATGGCTGGCCGACCGGCGTGGAAGTCTGTGATGCAATGGTGCATGGCGGGCCCTTCCCGGCCACCTCGGACTCGCGCACCACCTCGGTGGGCACCGCCGCCATCCTGCGATTCCTGCGGCCGGTGTGCTATCAGGATTTCCCGGACGGCTTGCTGCCGACGGCACTGCAACATGGCAATCCATTGTTGTTGCGGCGCTTGCTCGACGGTCAGAGAGAAGCCTAG